A genomic window from Cucumis melo cultivar AY chromosome 8, USDA_Cmelo_AY_1.0, whole genome shotgun sequence includes:
- the LOC103486139 gene encoding serine/threonine-protein kinase AGC1-7-like: MFSNTSKGENDSHGGGMNINTHSLVKNPPDSLRRIDQISKNGVSSQTNNSETITPIPNMTTNMKNNNQNNGSNNNSNSSFMGGKGPGGNNNYRCDSMETSGVVIKPHTGGDVRWDAINMVSKGGALNLSHFQLLKRLGYGDIGSVYLVELRGTDTFFAMKVMDKASLASRNKLLRAQTEREILGLLDHPFLPTLYSYFETDKFYCLVMEFCSGGNLHSLRQKQPNKYFTEEAARFYASEVLLALEYLHMLGIVYRDLKPENLLIRDEGHIMLSDFDLSLRCSVSPTLVKSSSVNVNTTSTTANNTTNAGPSGAGILDDEFVVHGCMQPSNFLPRILPSKKNRKSKSDFGLFVGGSLPELMAEPTNVRSMSFVGTHEYLAPEIIQGEGHGSAVDWWTFGIFLYELLHGTTPFKGSGNRATLFNVVEQPLRFPEAPQVSLAARDLIRGLLVKEPQKRIAYRRGATEIKQHPFFDGVNWALVRSAMPPHVPEPVDFTQFARKRNASGAIEDKRAVEVAAAAAAATSAVAAAENCSGSTGSDPNYVDFEYF; encoded by the exons ATGTTTAGCAACACATCAAAAGGAGAAAACGATTCTCACGGTGGAGGAATGAACATAAACACACACAGCTTGGTAAAAAACCCACCGGATTCGCTAAGAAGAATCGATCAAATATCGAAAAACGGCGTGAGTTCTCAAACGAACAACTCGGAGACGATTACGCCGATTCCGAATATGACAACAAACATGAAGAACAACAACCAAAACAATGGCAGCAACAATAACAGTAATAGTAGTTTCATGGGGGGAAAGGGGCCGGGAGGAAATAATAATTACCGTTGCGACAGCATGGAGACGTCAGGGGTGGTGATAAAGCCGCACACGGGGGGAGACGTGCGGTGGGATGCGATAAACATGGTGTCGAAAGGAGGGGCGTTGAATTTAAGTCATTTTCAGTTGTTGAAGAGGCTTGGATATGGCGACATTGGTAGTGTATATTTGGTGGAATTGAGAGGGACAGATACGTTTTTTGCGATGAAAGTGATGGATAAAGCTTCATTGGCGAGTAGGAATAAGTTACTGAGGGCACAAACAGAAAGGGAAATATTAGGGTTATTGGATCATCCATTTTTGCCAACACTTTATTCTTATTTTGAAACTGATAAGTTTTATTGTTTGGTTATGGAGTTTTGTAGTGGTGGTAATCTTCATTCTCTTCGTCAAAAGCAAcctaataaatattttaccgaagAAGCTGCAAG GTTCTATGCATCAGAGGTTCTATTAGCACTAGAATACCTTCACATGTTAGGCATAGTCTATAGGGATTTGAAACCCGAAAATCTCTTAATCCGAGACGAAGGTCACATCATGCTCTCCGATTTCGACCTCTCTCTCCGCTGCTCCGTCAGTCCCACTCTCGTTAAATCCTCCTCCGTCAACGTAAACACCACCTCCACCACCGCCAACAACACCACCAACGCTGGACCATCCGGCGCCGGCATACTCGACGACGAATTCGTCGTCCACGGCTGTATGCAACCTTCCAATTTCCTCCCTCGCATCCTCCCTTCCAAGAAGAATCGAAAATCCAAATCAGATTTCGGCCTCTTCGTCGGCGGATCCCTTCCCGAACTCATGGCCGAACCTACTAACGTCAGATCCATGTCCTTCGTCGGCACACACGAGTATCTCGCTCCGGAGATCATCCAAGGCGAAGGTCACGGGAGCGCCGTCGATTGGTGGACCTTCGGGATCTTCCTCTACGAGCTTCTTCACGGAACTACTCCCTTCAAAGGATCTGGAAACAGAGCTACTCTGTTCAATGTCGTCGAACAACCGCTTAGATTCCCTGAGGCGCCGCAAGTTAGTCTAGCTGCTCGGGATCTGATCAGAGGACTTCTTGTTAAGGAGCCGCAAAAGAGAATTGCGTACCGGAGAGGTGCGACGGAGATTAAACAGCATCCGTTCTTCGATGGAGTGAATTGGGCGTTGGTTAGAAGTGCTATGCCGCCGCATGTCCCGGAACCGGTGGATTTCACGCAGTTTGCTAGGAAGAGGAACGCGAGCGGAGCGATAGAAGATAAGAGAGCGGTGGAAGTAGCAGCGGCAGCGGCAGCGGCAACGTCAGCGGTTGCGGCGGCGGAGAATTGTTCGGGTTCTACCGGGAGTGATCCTAATTACGTGGATTTTGAGTACTTCTAG